GTCCATCACGGATACATCTGCAGCTTGGGTTTATCTGAACCAGGGTTGCGTCATACCGCTCATGGCTATTCCCTCCATAGTGGGGCTCATGTTGGGTTCTTTTGTGGGGGTGAGGATCTTGGCCGTTGCAAAGCCCAAGATGATCCGATATCTGGTCATCGGGGTGCTCTTTTTTGCCGGAGCCCGATCCCTTTGGAAGGGTCTGGGACTGTGAGTGTGGAGGTTGAACATGTCTTCTGAAATCGAGACCCCTCGTGAGCAGGTAATCTACGCCAACATTCTATTTTATGGTTGCTGGCTGGGCATCTTGATAATGGTGATCACCTACCTTTTTTACATCAGCGGGATCCTGGAACCCCATGTCCCTTTGCAGAGAATAACCCAGTGCTGGGCCGAGCCTGTGGGCAGGTACATAGAGGGTTCGGCAATCCCCCTCGGATGGGGTTGGGTGGCCCTACTGGGTAAAGGGGATTTTCTAAACTTTGTGGGTATCGTTCTTTTGGCCGGGCTCACGGTGGTGTGTTTCATGACCCTGATCCCGGCATATCTGGCCCAGAGGCAATGGATCTTCGCGGTCATAGCCACGATGGAAGTGCTGGTACTGGTACTGGCAGCTTCAGGTATCCTGGGGGTCGGGGGGCACTGAGAAGCAGAGCCCAAGGAGGTAAGACCAGAGGGCCATGTCTTTCTTTGGCGCCATTGGCCGATGGGCAAGAGGTTTCACCCAGGAGCTAAGGGATTTCACTGATTATACAGAGTCACCCCGACGCTACAGGCGGCTGCGCCGCAACATGATCTTGATGGGGATCATTGGCACGACCATACCTCTTGTGCTTCTGGCCGCCATGAATTATCACCAGTTCCAGAGGGCCATGAAGGGCGAGCTCATGCAGCCCCTCAGAATCTTGGTTAACCGAACCAAACATTCCTTTGAGCTGTTTCTCACGGAGCGGCTATCGGCTCTCAGCTTCATTGCATCGGCCTATTCCTGGGAGGAGCTTGCAGATGAGCGCGGCCTTCACAGGGTGTTCCAGGTGATGAAGCGAGAGCTGGGAGGTTTCGTGGACTTGGGCCTCATTGACCGCAGGGGAATACAGGTTGGATACGTGGGCCCATACGAGCTTAAGGGCAGGGATTATTCTGATCAGGGATGGTTCCAGGAGGTCACAGTAAGGGGTCGTTACGTAAGTGATGTGTTCATGGGGTACAGGAAGTTCCCTCATTTTGTCATAGCCGTGGAGCGCCAAGCCGACAGGGGGGAGTGGTGGGTGCTAAGGGCAACTGTGGACACGGAGAAGTTCAACCATCTTATCGCATCCATAGGTCTCACCGAGACAACCGATGCCTTCGTGGTCAACAGGGTAGGGGTTCTCCAGACACCGTCCAAGTACTATGGAAAGGTGCTGGAGCAGTGCCCATTTTCTCTTCCCCCGCCCAGCCAGGTGCCGATGGTAATGGAGACAGAGGATCCCTATGGTAGAGAGGTGCTCCTGGGATACACCTATTCCGAGTTTCCCTCTTTCATCCTCATGGTGGTGCAGCCCAGGGCAGAGCTTCTCAGATCCTGGATCACCCTCAGGAGTGAACTCTTCTTGCTTTTTGCCGCGAGCCTCCTGGTCATCTACATGGTCCTGTACAAGGTGACGGGGCTGCTGGTCAAGAGGATCCAGGAATCCGACATGAGGAGAGAGGCATCCCATCGAGAGATGCAATACACCAACAAGCTTGCCTCAATAGGAAGGCTGGCTGCCGGGGTTGCCCACGAGATCAACAACCCCATGGCCATTATCAACGAGAAGGCCGGTCTCATGAAGGATCTGATTGAGACCTCGGATTACTGCCCCAACAGGGAAAAGTTTTTGTCCCTCACAGGCTCTATACTCCAGTCAGTGGAGCGGGTACGAAACGTGACCCACAGGCTCCTGGGATTTGCCCGTCGCATGGACGTGCAGTATGAGATGCTCTGCTTGAATGAAGTTCTCCAGGAAGTCATGGGGTTCCTGGAAAAAGATGCATTTCACAGAAGCATAGAACTCCAGGTGGAGCTGGCAGAAGATCTTCCCCGGATTTATTCGGACAGAGGACAGCTCCAGCAGGTTTTCCTCAACATCCTGAACAACGCCTTCGAGGCCGTGGAAGACGGTGGCAGAGTCGCTGTGCAAACCAGGCGGGAGGGTCCCGAGTGGGTAGCAGCAGCCATCCAAGACAACGGTAAGGGAATGTCAGAGGAGACCATGAAGCACATCTTCGACCCGTTCTTCACTACCAAGAAGGGTTATGGTACTGGCCTTGGGCTCTCCATTACTTACGGCATAGTGAGCCGCCT
This genomic stretch from bacterium harbors:
- a CDS encoding DUF1634 domain-containing protein; translation: MSSEIETPREQVIYANILFYGCWLGILIMVITYLFYISGILEPHVPLQRITQCWAEPVGRYIEGSAIPLGWGWVALLGKGDFLNFVGIVLLAGLTVVCFMTLIPAYLAQRQWIFAVIATMEVLVLVLAASGILGVGGH
- a CDS encoding ATP-binding protein — translated: MSFFGAIGRWARGFTQELRDFTDYTESPRRYRRLRRNMILMGIIGTTIPLVLLAAMNYHQFQRAMKGELMQPLRILVNRTKHSFELFLTERLSALSFIASAYSWEELADERGLHRVFQVMKRELGGFVDLGLIDRRGIQVGYVGPYELKGRDYSDQGWFQEVTVRGRYVSDVFMGYRKFPHFVIAVERQADRGEWWVLRATVDTEKFNHLIASIGLTETTDAFVVNRVGVLQTPSKYYGKVLEQCPFSLPPPSQVPMVMETEDPYGREVLLGYTYSEFPSFILMVVQPRAELLRSWITLRSELFLLFAASLLVIYMVLYKVTGLLVKRIQESDMRREASHREMQYTNKLASIGRLAAGVAHEINNPMAIINEKAGLMKDLIETSDYCPNREKFLSLTGSILQSVERVRNVTHRLLGFARRMDVQYEMLCLNEVLQEVMGFLEKDAFHRSIELQVELAEDLPRIYSDRGQLQQVFLNILNNAFEAVEDGGRVAVQTRREGPEWVAAAIQDNGKGMSEETMKHIFDPFFTTKKGYGTGLGLSITYGIVSRLGGKIQVHSREGMGTTFTVLLPLRAPQIEGSRDGTM